A genomic window from Candidatus Lokiarchaeota archaeon includes:
- a CDS encoding CBS domain-containing protein yields the protein MKVSDCMQKDVVYVSVPGTREDVLTIMAEKEINGFPVCKKGTKQLVGIVTRSDLLRKPDENQLAMLMVRDPITVSPDTDIHEAAEIMVEENFRRLPVVEGDELVGLVTVPDILGAVLEPSEKYQNESIGDYINERVIAIWEETPLPLSYMIMEMAQESALVAMNESGGVTGLISVSDYIRLSEVAIEDNVSKTYSGNETGVEWGWTSKDFLVVTKKLLRLPHVPVSEVMTKKIISLSEVTTVAECVRTLRRNNIDQAPVLSAKNALIGMIEDRDLLKLTIE from the coding sequence ATGAAGGTATCAGACTGCATGCAAAAAGATGTAGTTTACGTCTCTGTACCAGGTACTCGGGAAGATGTACTGACAATTATGGCAGAGAAGGAGATTAACGGTTTTCCTGTTTGCAAGAAGGGAACGAAACAACTAGTAGGCATAGTAACAAGAAGTGATCTGCTCCGCAAACCAGATGAGAATCAGCTTGCAATGCTCATGGTGCGAGATCCAATCACAGTATCACCGGATACGGATATTCATGAAGCAGCAGAGATAATGGTTGAGGAGAATTTCCGGAGATTGCCGGTTGTCGAAGGTGATGAGCTAGTAGGCTTAGTTACAGTTCCCGACATATTGGGAGCAGTGCTTGAGCCCAGCGAGAAATACCAAAATGAGAGTATTGGCGATTATATCAATGAGAGAGTTATAGCTATCTGGGAGGAAACTCCACTACCTTTATCCTATATGATAATGGAAATGGCTCAAGAGAGCGCCCTCGTCGCAATGAATGAGAGTGGAGGAGTGACTGGACTGATTTCTGTCAGTGACTATATCCGACTCTCAGAAGTTGCTATAGAAGACAATGTATCGAAGACTTACAGCGGAAACGAAACCGGGGTGGAATGGGGTTGGACTTCCAAAGACTTCCTTGTTGTAACCAAGAAGCTATTGAGATTACCACATGTACCTGTGAGCGAGGTCATGACCAAGAAGATTATTTCATTGAGTGAAGTTACAACTGTTGCTGAATGTGTAAGAACGCTCAGGAGAAACAACATAGATCAAGCACCCGTGCTATCTGCAAAGAATGCCCTCATCGGTATGATTGAAGATAGGGATTTGCTGAAGCTGACAATTGAATAA
- a CDS encoding DNA polymerase II large subunit, with the protein MDHAEPELPEHTIYYDDYFESLKQRIQQIYDIADEARELGYDPKPFVEIPPAHDVAARVEATLGGPKGVEHRIRELQEEMSREEVAFTVAGEIATGDLGNIEDSEKAADKAVRVGLAILTESITAAPLEGIAKVRIGGSDPERYLALYLAGPIRAAGGTEAAMTVLVADYVRQKLGLPPFRASNDEIERAVEEVELYSKSVHLQYPVHSDLVRFAASKLPIMLTGEPTESFEVSGTRDLKRIETNRVRGGSVLVLNDGVVGRASKLAKIVNSMEIEGWNWLNELAGRIRKETEGEDEETSEKLSPKSDYLADVIGGRPVFSHPSRKAGFRLRYGRSRNTGLAGVGAHPATMYLVDSFLAPGTHIRTERPGKGSIVTPVDSIEGPIVLLKNGTVKQIDNANEARELQDNIERILYLGDIMIALGEFLENNHPLIPPGYCEEWWSHDLEQACSQLSVHELESKLAECNISLERVNAFIEYPLSEFPTASEALVLAKVLRIPLHPSYTYRWLALLRDEFQTIREWLLKNYEIKKVRGTNRIVLPYDSTQKEILCKAGIPHTLSSDSSVIQLSDAPETILSQFGDISNSCKGADALEMVNSASDISIRDKIGFSIGARMGRPEKAEERKMRPPVHVLFPVGRSLSTEREIQKVAEASKTIQTLDSFENTSNMNDDLGNSGIPLEMVTRICTSCNASAFESRPPDSYKVTTFESRCPDCGSHTKLVQWCSEEDCGRLVKAEDDRTAPQCSLRHNFNSVKSTRKYYVNLERLLERVKSEIGESQTHGVRGVLGLTSELKIPEYLGKGILRAKHEVYCYRDGTARFDATDAPLTHFRPSEIGVSIGRLRELGYTCDYQGNALTSSSQIVELKVQDLVVPRNCAEYLLRVGAFVDDCLERIYNLEPHYQFRNTDDLVGQLVIGLAPHTSSGIIGRIIGFTDASLCYAHPYWHAAKRRNCDGDEDALILVLDALLNFSKSYLPAGRGGFMDAPLVLSVILDPSEVDDESHNIEICSRYPAAFYEMAARGKHPKNVEGLVDIIASRLGSSAQYEGFSFTHDTSSIDEGPRNTRYKTLGSMVEKLQAQLRLADLIDAVDVKDVAERVLSHHFIRDIMGNLRAFSTQKIQCLKCRRVYRRIPLSGECECGNNLSLTVRQKNISKYLDIAQKMIENHELGLYLQQRLNLISSAIDSLFFSEQTTLTDFLG; encoded by the coding sequence ATGGACCATGCTGAACCTGAACTACCCGAACATACAATCTACTATGATGACTATTTTGAATCACTAAAACAACGCATTCAACAAATCTACGATATTGCTGACGAAGCTCGGGAACTCGGTTACGATCCCAAACCCTTTGTGGAAATACCTCCTGCACATGATGTAGCAGCTCGAGTGGAAGCTACCCTTGGTGGCCCAAAAGGAGTTGAGCATCGTATTCGTGAGCTCCAAGAAGAAATGTCTCGGGAAGAAGTAGCCTTTACCGTTGCAGGTGAAATTGCTACTGGGGATTTGGGCAATATTGAAGATTCTGAGAAAGCCGCGGATAAAGCTGTCCGAGTTGGTTTAGCTATTCTAACGGAGAGCATCACTGCTGCACCATTAGAGGGTATTGCCAAAGTGAGGATTGGAGGATCTGATCCTGAACGGTACCTAGCATTGTATCTGGCTGGTCCAATTCGTGCCGCAGGTGGAACCGAAGCTGCTATGACAGTCTTGGTTGCAGATTATGTTCGTCAGAAACTAGGCCTTCCCCCGTTCCGTGCATCTAATGATGAAATCGAACGTGCAGTTGAAGAGGTGGAGCTGTACTCGAAATCAGTTCATTTGCAGTATCCCGTTCATTCGGATTTGGTTCGATTCGCCGCCTCTAAGCTCCCAATTATGCTGACCGGTGAACCAACTGAATCATTTGAGGTGTCCGGCACTAGAGATCTTAAACGAATAGAAACAAATCGCGTTAGAGGGGGTTCCGTTCTAGTACTGAACGATGGAGTGGTTGGAAGGGCTTCTAAGCTGGCAAAGATAGTTAATAGCATGGAGATTGAAGGTTGGAACTGGCTAAATGAGCTCGCAGGAAGAATAAGAAAAGAGACCGAGGGAGAAGATGAAGAGACTAGCGAAAAACTATCCCCGAAATCTGACTACTTGGCCGACGTGATTGGTGGCCGTCCAGTATTCTCTCATCCCTCAAGAAAGGCTGGTTTTCGCTTGCGATATGGTCGTTCTAGAAACACAGGTCTTGCTGGTGTAGGCGCCCATCCCGCCACTATGTATCTCGTTGACTCATTCCTCGCACCTGGCACCCACATTCGAACTGAGAGACCTGGAAAAGGCTCCATTGTTACACCTGTCGATTCAATAGAAGGGCCTATAGTTCTTCTCAAAAATGGTACTGTTAAACAAATCGATAATGCAAATGAGGCACGTGAACTCCAGGATAACATTGAACGCATTCTCTATCTGGGGGATATAATGATTGCATTGGGAGAATTCCTTGAGAACAATCATCCACTTATTCCTCCTGGATATTGCGAAGAATGGTGGTCTCATGATTTAGAACAAGCTTGTTCCCAGCTAAGTGTCCACGAGCTGGAATCGAAGCTTGCTGAATGCAATATTAGCTTGGAACGTGTGAATGCTTTCATCGAATATCCCCTCTCTGAGTTTCCTACTGCTAGTGAAGCCTTGGTTCTTGCGAAGGTTCTTAGAATTCCCTTGCATCCGAGCTATACTTATCGCTGGTTAGCACTATTGCGAGATGAGTTTCAGACCATTCGTGAATGGCTTCTGAAGAACTATGAAATCAAGAAAGTCCGTGGGACTAACAGAATTGTCTTACCTTATGACTCTACTCAGAAAGAGATTCTTTGCAAGGCAGGAATCCCCCACACTCTTTCTTCCGACAGTTCGGTAATTCAGCTATCTGATGCACCCGAAACGATACTTTCTCAGTTTGGCGATATATCCAATAGTTGTAAAGGCGCTGACGCACTCGAGATGGTCAATTCAGCTTCAGACATATCTATTCGCGACAAGATTGGTTTCTCCATTGGGGCAAGAATGGGACGGCCGGAGAAAGCTGAAGAGCGGAAAATGCGTCCGCCGGTACACGTTCTTTTTCCTGTGGGTCGATCCCTATCAACTGAACGCGAAATTCAGAAAGTGGCTGAAGCCTCGAAGACCATTCAAACCTTGGACTCGTTTGAGAACACATCAAATATGAACGATGACTTGGGAAATTCTGGCATTCCCCTTGAGATGGTCACAAGGATCTGCACATCTTGTAACGCATCGGCCTTTGAGTCCCGACCCCCAGATTCGTACAAGGTGACGACTTTTGAATCCCGTTGCCCGGATTGCGGTTCTCATACAAAATTGGTTCAATGGTGTTCAGAAGAAGACTGTGGTCGTCTAGTCAAGGCCGAGGACGATCGAACAGCTCCTCAATGTTCTCTTCGACATAATTTCAACTCGGTCAAATCAACAAGGAAGTATTACGTTAACCTAGAACGCTTATTGGAACGTGTAAAATCAGAAATTGGCGAGTCTCAAACCCATGGTGTTAGAGGTGTTCTGGGTCTGACCAGCGAGTTGAAAATTCCTGAATATCTGGGTAAAGGGATTCTGCGGGCTAAGCACGAGGTTTATTGTTATCGAGATGGTACAGCACGGTTTGATGCCACGGACGCTCCCCTTACTCATTTCCGCCCATCCGAAATTGGAGTTTCTATAGGACGCCTCCGTGAATTAGGCTATACTTGCGATTATCAAGGGAATGCTTTGACATCCAGTAGCCAGATTGTAGAACTAAAAGTACAGGATTTGGTGGTCCCACGAAACTGCGCGGAGTATCTTCTGAGAGTGGGAGCTTTTGTAGATGATTGTTTGGAGAGAATATACAATCTAGAGCCCCATTATCAGTTCAGGAATACAGACGATTTGGTTGGGCAGCTTGTGATTGGACTTGCTCCCCACACTTCCTCTGGCATCATTGGAAGGATTATTGGCTTCACCGATGCTAGTCTGTGTTATGCCCATCCATACTGGCATGCGGCTAAAAGACGGAACTGTGATGGTGACGAGGACGCACTAATTCTCGTATTAGATGCACTTCTGAATTTCTCCAAATCATATCTGCCTGCAGGCCGAGGTGGTTTCATGGATGCCCCCCTTGTTCTCTCGGTGATTCTAGATCCCAGCGAGGTTGACGATGAAAGCCACAATATTGAAATCTGCAGTAGATATCCCGCTGCATTCTACGAAATGGCGGCACGAGGTAAACATCCGAAAAATGTTGAAGGGCTAGTCGACATTATCGCTTCAAGATTGGGCTCCTCAGCTCAATACGAAGGTTTCTCATTCACGCATGATACCTCTTCAATCGATGAAGGCCCACGAAACACACGCTACAAGACACTTGGTTCAATGGTTGAGAAGCTTCAGGCTCAACTTCGATTGGCTGACCTTATCGATGCTGTGGATGTTAAAGATGTTGCTGAAAGAGTCCTATCCCATCATTTCATACGCGATATAATGGGCAATCTCCGTGCTTTCTCAACACAGAAAATTCAATGCCTCAAATGTCGACGTGTTTATCGGCGCATTCCGCTATCTGGAGAATGTGAATGCGGGAATAATCTTTCTTTGACAGTTCGGCAGAAGAATATATCAAAATACTTGGATATCGCACAGAAGATGATTGAAAACCACGAGCTTGGTCTGTATCTTCAGCAGCGACTTAACCTGATTAGTAGTGCTATTGACTCACTATTCTTCTCTGAACAGACTACACTAACCGATTTTCTGGGATGA
- a CDS encoding DEAD/DEAH box helicase, whose protein sequence is MNTFDSLSGELTQRLYDQGIREPTPIQGEAIPTILDGENALLLSPTGSGKTEAALLPLLNILYTKSLKQDLFGFYVLYITPLRALNRDVFHRIQHLCEDLGITVDVRHGDTTQYQRRKQAIKPPNLLITTPETLQAILPGKRLRYHLKTVFAVVIDEVHELAGTKRGVQLSLGLERLDALTESEVQRIGLSATVGNPEEVADLLETRDGKSKIIWAGYNARRMDLKVEMPTPTSEDRKLGRKIYYPSHSMARLRRIIDLIDSHNSTLVFTNTRSFTEVLGSKMRMLEPGFEFDVHHGSLAKGARVEAEQKLKDGISKGIIATSSLELGIDIGEADLVVQYSSPRQVSRGLQRIGRSGHTLKGIAKGIILATVNIDDVLEAGVILRRARLNRVEEAQVPSHAWDVLCHQICGILLDKEEISIENLLNIVTRSYAFEDVDKNQLVELLHFMERRRYIRLHDEILSRGWKVLTFYYTHLSTIPDVQQSVVVDAATRAPVGVLDEDYVSSLEPGHVFVIRGKPWEIIAVEDEEIICAPAGGRQSEAPHWIGENIPVPYNVASEVSQVMNDIIRRGKKKSSNWLTSSYGLERNAVEYVTETIQQAVNELGMLPKPNLLIVETFPGGLVLHTPFGTKTNDTLSTILSALIGTRVGADIAAESDPYRILLTSDETLDGQLVYDSFQEYTPEQVSAILRMALKKTRTLESRFIHVARRMGVIQRDAQVISLPVNRLMESFENSPVFATAVAEVLEDKLNEEKAASIFQQVQHGKIEILCVDRQQPSCLANLIVETRTRFEVIGEVTEEREILNVMQGRLESQRVKLVCTNCVWHTVRTISTLESNIRCPACGSKMIATERAASTRLEKTLEKAHRGEELTEKDKKVLEKANLTSSLVASYGKKALFTLAGRGIGPTTAARILGPNTKDRISLLREISKAERQYARTRQFWD, encoded by the coding sequence ATGAACACCTTCGACTCTCTATCGGGAGAGCTCACTCAGCGGTTATACGATCAGGGGATAAGAGAGCCAACGCCAATTCAAGGTGAAGCCATACCGACTATTCTCGATGGAGAGAACGCCCTTCTATTATCACCAACAGGAAGCGGAAAAACAGAAGCCGCGCTTTTACCTTTATTGAATATTCTGTACACAAAAAGCTTGAAGCAGGATTTATTCGGATTCTATGTTCTATACATTACCCCTCTTCGAGCGTTAAATAGGGATGTATTTCATCGAATCCAGCATCTCTGCGAGGATCTCGGAATTACTGTTGATGTGAGGCATGGTGACACCACACAGTACCAAAGAAGAAAACAAGCAATCAAACCACCTAATCTGTTAATAACGACTCCAGAGACACTGCAAGCAATCCTTCCTGGAAAACGACTGAGGTATCATTTGAAGACAGTTTTCGCTGTCGTTATTGATGAAGTTCATGAGCTCGCAGGTACAAAACGAGGAGTTCAACTGAGCTTGGGTCTTGAAAGGTTAGATGCTCTCACTGAATCAGAAGTACAGCGGATTGGGTTATCAGCCACAGTAGGAAACCCGGAAGAAGTTGCTGATTTGCTAGAGACCCGTGATGGGAAATCAAAGATAATCTGGGCGGGCTATAACGCTAGAAGAATGGATTTGAAGGTTGAAATGCCAACCCCCACATCGGAGGATCGTAAACTTGGAAGAAAAATATACTACCCATCTCATTCGATGGCACGTCTTCGGCGAATAATAGATCTTATTGATAGCCACAATTCGACTCTAGTTTTCACCAATACGAGGTCATTCACAGAGGTTCTCGGTTCCAAAATGAGAATGCTTGAACCAGGTTTTGAATTTGATGTCCATCACGGCTCTCTAGCAAAGGGAGCAAGAGTAGAAGCAGAACAGAAATTGAAGGATGGGATCTCCAAGGGCATCATAGCAACATCGAGTCTAGAACTTGGAATTGACATAGGAGAAGCAGATTTGGTGGTACAATACTCTAGCCCTCGGCAGGTATCCAGAGGGTTGCAGCGAATAGGGAGATCGGGGCATACCCTGAAGGGCATCGCAAAGGGAATAATCCTTGCTACTGTAAATATCGACGATGTATTGGAGGCAGGAGTAATACTCAGACGCGCTAGACTGAACAGAGTAGAAGAAGCACAGGTTCCAAGTCATGCGTGGGATGTATTATGCCACCAAATATGTGGGATATTGCTTGACAAAGAAGAGATTTCCATAGAAAACCTACTCAATATCGTAACGCGTTCCTATGCATTCGAGGACGTAGACAAGAATCAACTAGTAGAGTTACTCCATTTCATGGAAAGAAGAAGGTATATTCGCCTTCATGACGAAATCCTATCTCGCGGCTGGAAAGTGCTTACTTTCTACTATACACATCTCTCAACAATACCAGATGTTCAACAGTCTGTAGTTGTTGATGCTGCAACAAGGGCACCCGTTGGAGTATTGGATGAGGACTATGTTAGTAGTCTTGAGCCGGGTCATGTTTTTGTGATTCGAGGTAAGCCATGGGAAATAATAGCCGTTGAAGACGAGGAAATCATCTGTGCCCCGGCGGGAGGAAGACAATCAGAAGCTCCACATTGGATTGGCGAAAATATTCCTGTGCCATACAATGTAGCATCCGAGGTGTCCCAGGTGATGAATGACATAATTCGGAGGGGCAAGAAGAAATCCAGTAACTGGCTTACATCTTCGTATGGACTTGAAAGAAATGCTGTGGAGTATGTCACTGAGACGATTCAACAAGCAGTCAATGAGCTTGGTATGCTCCCCAAGCCTAATCTACTCATTGTAGAGACTTTCCCAGGTGGGCTTGTCCTCCACACTCCTTTCGGTACCAAAACGAATGATACTCTTTCGACAATTCTCTCCGCACTAATCGGAACAAGAGTGGGAGCCGATATTGCGGCTGAAAGTGATCCGTACAGGATACTGCTAACCTCTGACGAAACTCTCGATGGGCAATTAGTCTATGATTCATTCCAAGAATACACACCAGAGCAAGTGTCTGCTATTTTGAGAATGGCACTTAAGAAAACACGAACACTTGAATCCAGATTCATTCATGTTGCTAGAAGAATGGGCGTCATTCAACGCGATGCTCAAGTTATCTCGCTCCCAGTAAATCGTCTCATGGAGAGCTTCGAGAATTCACCAGTATTCGCTACTGCGGTAGCAGAAGTTCTGGAGGATAAACTAAACGAAGAAAAGGCAGCCAGCATCTTCCAACAGGTTCAACATGGGAAGATTGAGATTCTATGTGTGGATAGGCAACAGCCATCTTGTCTTGCTAATCTTATTGTTGAGACTCGTACTCGATTTGAAGTTATTGGCGAGGTCACAGAAGAGCGAGAAATCTTGAACGTGATGCAGGGACGTCTAGAATCCCAAAGGGTGAAGCTGGTCTGTACCAATTGTGTATGGCATACGGTAAGAACTATTTCGACACTGGAATCGAATATAAGATGCCCCGCTTGTGGTTCAAAGATGATTGCAACTGAAAGAGCAGCATCTACTAGATTGGAGAAGACCTTGGAAAAAGCGCATCGTGGCGAAGAACTGACAGAAAAGGACAAGAAGGTCCTAGAAAAGGCGAATCTCACTTCCAGCCTGGTAGCCAGTTATGGAAAGAAGGCTCTATTTACGCTTGCGGGCAGGGGAATTGGTCCAACTACTGCAGCCAGAATATTAGGGCCCAACACAAAAGATAGAATATCCTTACTCAGAGAGATATCCAAAGCTGAAAGGCAATACGCAAGAACTCGTCAATTTTGGGATTAA
- the engB gene encoding GTP-binding protein EngB: MKPLVVFAGRSNVGKSSVIRHLTGRDVTVGKKPGSTRKEIKIDMGSVLMVDIPGFGFMAGRSKKRIEQTKTSIIRKLEEWGEDILLAVLIIDISLFRELYERWSSRGEIPIDVEFYTFLSEIASNVIVVANKMDKLKKRERGAELDYLRRRLLEYMPSREPIIVPISAKEGKNIGRLRHTVEQIIVQSGVRSPDWP, translated from the coding sequence ATGAAACCGCTCGTTGTGTTTGCAGGTAGAAGCAACGTTGGAAAAAGCAGTGTAATAAGACATTTGACTGGTAGAGATGTAACAGTTGGAAAGAAGCCAGGTAGCACGAGAAAGGAAATCAAGATAGATATGGGTTCCGTGTTGATGGTAGATATCCCAGGTTTTGGCTTCATGGCAGGGAGAAGCAAGAAGAGAATCGAACAAACCAAGACATCGATTATAAGGAAGCTGGAAGAATGGGGCGAAGACATCCTTCTTGCGGTATTGATTATTGACATATCGTTATTTAGAGAATTGTATGAGCGTTGGAGTTCCAGAGGGGAAATACCCATTGATGTTGAATTCTACACATTCCTCTCTGAGATAGCATCTAACGTAATTGTCGTTGCAAACAAAATGGACAAACTCAAGAAGAGGGAAAGGGGGGCTGAACTGGATTATCTAAGGAGAAGATTACTTGAATATATGCCGAGCCGGGAACCAATTATCGTGCCTATTTCAGCCAAGGAGGGGAAGAATATCGGACGTTTGCGGCATACTGTTGAACAAATCATTGTACAATCTGGAGTGAGGAGTCCAGATTGGCCGTAA
- a CDS encoding DUF3127 domain-containing protein, translated as MHSLEEIIELILKHLPEYERKDIIDLIKEKRQELGAEIVNEESAAMIVARDLGIDLRQVSPKTRLKIEDIAEGNRNVNLTAKVVSVGTVRTFDRNDGTKGRVTSITVGDDTGRLRVVLWDEQTKIVSERKINVNDVVQIRGGYVKRGLGDSLELNIGRMGRIVPLDEYEMEEFDLEVPDAKQIKVEDLKDGVYDVTLTVRVIRVFRFTTFTRKSDGKEGKVISLKGADGTGSIRVVFWDDNAEKMKDVSEGEVIRVTGGYTREGRNGEIELHAGRTSKIERGLDKEIEVSEELGEIRESLGKKPISELELGMWDVDIEAKVVQVMPPKSFEKKNGTDGKVQNFVVADESGNIRVTIWDERVDQLEELKEGDIIRVQHGYVKEGFRDDVEFHLGQRAEVERNPGDSNLDQLDTSTITTTGPVRAGRVIIDDIDEDDERKYVEVCGIIVSIGQTSPIYLACPECNKKVQEQDGNYSCRVCGEIKEPEPRMLFNITIDDGSGSIRTTLFGQTGEKLLGLTAAEANKMISESGNQTEPLDKHSDKILGKYVVVQGRVKKYRDSINLSASNLDFADPVDEIKRLKRSISGLLS; from the coding sequence TTGCATTCACTTGAAGAGATAATCGAACTCATACTGAAACACCTTCCAGAATATGAACGAAAAGACATAATTGACTTGATTAAAGAAAAAAGGCAGGAACTAGGTGCTGAAATAGTAAACGAAGAATCTGCAGCTATGATTGTGGCAAGAGATCTTGGTATTGACCTCCGTCAAGTATCCCCAAAGACGCGATTGAAGATTGAGGATATAGCAGAGGGAAACAGGAATGTAAACTTGACAGCGAAGGTTGTGAGCGTGGGGACAGTCAGAACTTTTGATCGAAATGATGGTACCAAAGGAAGAGTAACAAGTATCACAGTAGGAGATGATACAGGAAGGTTGAGAGTTGTTCTATGGGATGAACAAACGAAGATTGTCTCGGAGAGAAAAATCAATGTAAATGACGTGGTTCAGATTAGGGGGGGCTATGTCAAAAGAGGTTTGGGAGATTCTTTGGAATTGAATATCGGGCGAATGGGAAGAATAGTTCCACTTGACGAGTACGAAATGGAAGAGTTTGATTTAGAGGTGCCAGACGCAAAGCAAATCAAGGTAGAGGATTTGAAGGATGGCGTTTATGACGTTACGCTAACTGTACGAGTTATCCGAGTCTTCAGATTTACAACCTTTACTAGAAAATCGGATGGAAAGGAGGGTAAGGTGATAAGCCTGAAGGGAGCCGATGGAACGGGAAGCATTAGGGTCGTATTCTGGGACGATAATGCGGAAAAAATGAAGGATGTATCCGAGGGCGAGGTAATTCGAGTGACAGGGGGCTACACAAGAGAGGGAAGAAATGGTGAAATCGAATTACACGCAGGGAGAACTTCGAAAATTGAAAGAGGATTAGACAAGGAAATCGAAGTATCAGAGGAGCTTGGAGAAATCAGAGAGAGTTTAGGTAAGAAACCTATTTCCGAATTAGAATTGGGTATGTGGGACGTTGACATAGAGGCAAAAGTAGTACAAGTAATGCCCCCGAAATCTTTTGAGAAAAAGAATGGTACGGACGGCAAAGTTCAGAATTTCGTTGTCGCTGATGAGTCAGGCAATATCCGTGTAACAATCTGGGACGAACGTGTAGACCAGCTAGAAGAACTGAAGGAAGGAGATATCATTCGGGTGCAGCACGGTTACGTTAAGGAGGGTTTCCGAGATGATGTAGAATTTCATCTTGGACAAAGAGCAGAAGTAGAACGGAATCCCGGAGATTCCAATCTCGACCAGCTGGACACATCTACAATAACGACCACTGGACCTGTCCGTGCAGGTAGAGTAATCATTGATGATATTGACGAAGACGACGAACGAAAGTATGTTGAGGTCTGTGGAATAATAGTCTCAATCGGGCAAACAAGTCCCATCTATTTGGCATGTCCTGAGTGTAACAAGAAAGTACAGGAACAAGATGGAAACTACAGTTGCAGGGTATGTGGAGAGATAAAAGAACCAGAACCTAGAATGCTTTTTAATATCACCATTGATGATGGTTCGGGATCAATCAGAACAACCCTCTTCGGTCAAACCGGGGAGAAGTTGCTTGGTCTGACTGCTGCAGAAGCAAATAAGATGATATCCGAGTCAGGAAATCAAACAGAACCATTGGATAAACATTCAGACAAGATTCTTGGAAAGTATGTTGTGGTACAAGGAAGAGTCAAAAAATACAGAGATTCCATTAATCTATCCGCTTCTAACCTAGATTTCGCAGATCCAGTAGACGAGATTAAGCGGTTGAAGAGAAGCATCTCGGGTCTTTTGAGTTAG
- a CDS encoding aminotransferase class V-fold PLP-dependent enzyme — MTDKEWKEVRNEFPVLNRKINGRGIVYLDSACMALKPRIVIDTMNEYYERFPACGGRSVHKLAEEVSNAFSQAREDFARFIGASRPEECIWTRNATESMNMVARALRIPRGSKIVTTSLEHHSGSLPFVERAKRDNLEVEVVKPNNDGIFDIEDWKSAIDSRTRIVSIVHSSNVTGTIAPIKEIVEIAHDCEALVLSDDAQYAPHHPLDVRKNGVDFSAISVHKMCGPTGMGVLYGRYELLEEMNMFLHGGDTVRDVRFDDEKIEPEYLPPPEKFEAGLQNYAGAIGAAAAANYLDSIGMDRIERHEKALLDVLLSELGSMEHVRIVGPKSVDKRTGLVTFSIDTVGSAHDVATYLSSERNVFIRSGAHCANPFHYQIGIPPEKGTNRASVYLYNNKEDVKTLLNGIADFIEITS, encoded by the coding sequence ATGACTGACAAGGAATGGAAAGAGGTTAGGAATGAATTTCCAGTTCTAAATCGGAAGATCAACGGCCGTGGGATTGTTTACCTAGATAGCGCCTGCATGGCTTTGAAACCCAGAATCGTCATAGACACTATGAACGAATACTATGAACGATTTCCCGCTTGTGGGGGGCGCAGTGTTCACAAACTTGCTGAGGAAGTTTCCAATGCCTTCTCTCAAGCTAGAGAAGACTTTGCTCGTTTCATAGGTGCATCCCGTCCCGAGGAATGTATCTGGACTAGAAACGCTACAGAATCCATGAATATGGTGGCTCGCGCACTTCGCATTCCACGTGGTTCTAAAATTGTGACTACTAGTCTGGAACACCATAGTGGTTCCCTTCCCTTTGTCGAACGAGCCAAAAGAGATAATCTTGAAGTTGAGGTTGTCAAACCTAATAACGACGGTATCTTCGACATTGAAGACTGGAAGAGTGCTATCGACTCGAGAACCAGAATAGTCTCTATCGTACACTCATCAAATGTTACTGGGACAATAGCACCCATCAAAGAAATCGTCGAAATCGCTCACGATTGTGAAGCACTTGTACTTTCTGATGATGCTCAGTATGCTCCACATCATCCACTTGATGTTAGGAAGAACGGTGTTGATTTCTCAGCAATTTCTGTTCACAAAATGTGTGGTCCAACGGGAATGGGTGTACTTTATGGTAGATATGAACTACTAGAAGAGATGAACATGTTTCTTCATGGCGGTGATACGGTACGCGATGTACGTTTTGACGATGAGAAAATAGAACCTGAATATTTGCCCCCTCCCGAGAAATTTGAGGCTGGTTTACAGAATTATGCTGGAGCTATTGGTGCAGCAGCTGCAGCGAATTATCTGGATTCAATAGGAATGGACCGGATTGAGAGACACGAAAAAGCACTTCTCGATGTTCTTCTATCCGAACTTGGGTCCATGGAACATGTACGTATTGTCGGTCCAAAGTCCGTAGACAAAAGAACCGGACTCGTTACTTTCAGCATAGATACTGTTGGCTCCGCTCATGATGTGGCAACATACCTTAGCTCTGAGCGAAATGTATTCATTCGCTCGGGTGCTCACTGTGCGAATCCTTTCCATTACCAAATTGGGATTCCACCAGAGAAAGGCACCAACAGGGCAAGTGTCTATCTTTACAATAACAAGGAAGATGTCAAGACTCTATTGAATGGCATTGCTGATTTCATTGAAATTACCTCCTAA